TTTGGGGcttctgtatttttatatacttGTGTATGTATATTAACCCGAATACAGTGAACCCCTGTTTTTTTGCATATAGATATTACACCTTACacatttttgttacatttaaacttattaaaaTACCCTTTTGAAAGTATTCCTTCGTGTCCGTTTGCACCTTCTGGCAACAAATGACTAAGAAATGAAAACTTTCTCAtacttaaaacaaaaagcaaacctGCTTGCTtcacactatttattttttcactcccAGAAGAAATAACGCCTAAATTAAAAGTAGTTTTAGCTTAAtgttttagcttaatgctaacatacaaaacaaaatgccatTGACAGGTTAGAAGAATTTAGCATAGatgaaaaaaactttaaaaaacaaaacaaaaaaactgatggAACAGCACAGCATACAAATTGTGCATCAAATAATACAAGCATTTATGATCTCTGATTTATATGCACTATGACGATTAGTCGGGGCCCTCCTATGCCTCTTCTTCTTGCCTAATTTACTCTGCATCTCTTCCCGTCGACCACAGTGCTGCCCGGCATGTTGTGGTGTAACGTGCCACACAATTCGGactctcggaaaaaaaaaaaaataaatcagtgctATAGCGGGGGTTCACTGTACTTCAACTTTCAAGGTACTGCCTGTAACTAATAGCAACATATCAGTCCAGCTTCCTGTGTACATAAGGCATGAATGTGTGTGAGATCTTTGCAAGGCTTTAAATGTGATCTTTGGTCcgttgtgggggggaaaaaaagggaaaactgGATTGATGTCTTGACAGTGAACCTCATACCTCAGCCTGGAAACATCTCATTTAGTCTTTTGTCGACTGCTTTTTTCGTGAGCCGCGCCTAAAAGCGCTAACTCGACGCAGAtgccgaaaaaacaaaaacaaaaatgcgccggggaggaaaaagcagcaGGGAGTGTTAGCAAACATGACCCCACTCAAGATGGAAATGAAGATAAGAAAGAATCCGAGAGATACTGTGCAGTCCTGTATTGTGCCAGCTACCAGATgcagtgtgcgtgcatgcgtcaCTATGTTAGTTAGCAATCCATCAATTGATAGTATGTAAAAACTGTATCATTTTAATGCTTCATAAATGTGTTATCGCTGATCATGAATAATAAAACTGTGACAACCTAGCCCAACCAATTGGGTGTATGTGTCTCCTTGACCTGCACAATGTGTCTCTTATGGGATACATGCACAATACAGTATACAGATACATAGATCGATACATGGATAGCACTTGTCAacaagtttttatgttttgttttgtttttaaatcatatacCCTATCTAAAATAAACGTTtctagattatttttttcctccctagcacatcaggttttcatattaataataattattattaatatgaatTGAGGGTTAGGTTAAGCAagaggtggattttttttctgaaaagttACCTATAAATTACAGCGCATGGTAAAATCGGTATTGCGCTAACTTTTATAGACCAACTTAATCTCAAAAACCTAATATGCTAGaaaagttccttttttttttgttaatattaaATCACTGTCAAATATACGTTTAAGGACACATAAAGCCATCTCCTAATTAAAATTTGCTGTTCACCAGTGACATTGAACGGGTTAATGCGTATGCATAAGATGCTTTGCGAAAGTATTCGCCCCCTTAACCTTTTTGACCTTTTTGCCACATTTAAGTTTTCAAACAGAGACATAGaaaattggatttttatttatttttgtgtgaagAATCAATGCCAAGTGAGACACAATCGTGATGTGGAATGCACtgtatataatgtatttatttatttatttatttatttatttatttatttatttttataaataaataactgaagtGCACAAAATTAAGCTGCAGCACACAGACGGAATGAATAGAAAGTTACATGAATACATGCGTGGCTACATAGACCCAGACATTGATATATAGAAATCTGACAGCTATATACAGATATAGATATGTACCGATATATAGGTTGATACATTCCAagatacataaacaaataaatatatagataGAAAAACAGTACACTTAGAAAGAGACATGCAAATAAGTTGCGAGCACACAGATACCTAAGAAGATCCATACTGTACAAGTATATGGATACGTAGCTGTAGTTTATTCATGAAGAGGTAAATGGAGATCATTTCAGTGTGTTTTTCCACCCTTGACTGCAATGGACAGAAGACACCTGCTAGAATATGTCGGCCGGTCGGTCGGCCGGTCGGGGACGATAAGAAGAAGGCCGAAAAGGGACAGGCTGGGTGAAGGACATTTTGgagctgaggaggaggaggaggaggagcagcagctGGAACGAGGTGATATTTAAGCCGCTGTCATGCTCTGTCCTCATCCATCTCTGTCTTCATCCAGCTCGTCCGCCCTCTGCACCTCGTCCAGCACTCGGGAGGCACTCCGCCAGGTAAGACATTCAAACATGCTCAAGTATTTGTGAGATAGTCATTTGGTAATGTACCAAATAGGATTTCACTTcagattattattcttttattattataccATATTATGGGCTTCCTCCTGATTTGTGATTTGTGGTCCCCGTGCCACAAGAGCTGTAAATGTTTGAACAGGCGATTGTTGGCATACCGTCATGAATATCTGACAACAATCAACTTGCTATGGGCTTCCTCCTGATTTGTGGTCCCCACATCGCTGGAGGTCCCCACACTGCAACATATAgtcacctatatatatataaaaatcagCTTTTGAATATCTCAAGCGTTCATATTTAGGGGTTTCTGTTGTTTTATGGTCCCCACACTGCAGGAGGGCCTCATTATGTGAATATTTCAACAGAGTATTGTCCTCATACAGTCATTAATagcaggggggggaaaaaaatcagcttCAAGTAAGAAAAGTTCCTGGATTTTCTCTGATTTGGGGTCTCCATGCTACAAGAGCTTCTCAGAATGGTTTAAAATGACAATTGTCCGTATGCAGCCACTATTAGAAGAAACAATCTTGAGTTAGAAACtcttatattcatatttttggatTTCTCCTGATTTGTGGTCCCCATGATGTCCCGAGTGCCATCCGATTTCTCCCGTTTTGTGTAGTTTTTCGTTTCTATTGTCTCGGCTCTTTCTCGTCGCACTCGGGCAGCCGACCGTCGGCAATCATTTCAATCCTACGCGCTCCGACGGGTAGATATCGTTCAAATCGTGGTTATCGGccctaaaaatagctttggagtTTCGGGATGCTTGCTGACTAAGCGAGTGTGGAGGCCTCGTCTCATCGAGCACCTCGGATTACCCGGCCTCTTAGCGTCCCAGTCACCAGGTGAGGTTTGTGTTTCACCGCCGGAGTCCATTTTGGATATTTACACGCGATATAGGGAGAGACATTTGATCCTTGAACATGAGTTATTTTTATGGCTTGGCAGGGTCTCTTTGACTGTTGTGAACTCCTATTTCAGAGGTCCACGTGTGGTTTTCTGTTGCGTGTGTTGCATTTGAAGTGACGATGCAGTATTTTGTTGCTAACCACAGCCCAAACCGATTGACAGTGAGTTGTCTGTGTCTGTGCACAGTCTCCACAGCGCCGCGGTAGCAGCAGAAGCGCCAAGATGCCTGACACAATGTGTGTAAGATCGTTTGAAAGCCTCACCGCCAAAATAAGCTGACCTTATGCATCTTtacacaccaacacacacacacaaatagaaaaaaaaaacgtgaaattagtaacaaataaagaagaaaaatccCTGATTTATGTTCCCCATGATGTGACTGAGTAAACTGATCATGAGGAACACACATACAaggaatacacaaaaaaaaatcggattCAATAAACCTcctgttatcattattattatggcaTCGCTCCCAATTTATGGTCCCCACAATGATATTACTGTTTAAATCATTCAACAGTTGACTGCAGACGTcgaagatccatttttactgggttgGCAGTGAACAAGTTAATACCAGAACACATGTTCAGCAAAACCAATACATCCATATTGTAAGGATTTCCCCCAGATTTATGGCCCCCATTCTGCACGTGAAAAGTCATGAATACAACAGAAAAGAAATCATAGTCAGAATAGACCCtaaattaattttatgtatCCCTTGATTTGTGGTCATAATTTTGCAAGAGGTCCTCTATGATGTGACTGTATCAATCACCAAGTaatacaataacaacaacaacacctgaTTTATGGCCCCCATTCTGCAATTATCTCTCATTGATGTTaataaaacagttttattttttccttcatcATGAATACTTCATATTATGGAGTTCTCCGAATTTGTGGTCACCATTCGGCAATAGAATCCAATGATGCGACTGCTTTAACACGTTGAATTGTCCTTAGACAGTCAGGCATACcaggaaaaaatattctgaCTAGTTCCTGCGTTCATCTTTTTTTCATAGATGCCATCTCTCCTGATTTATGGTCCCCGATCAGGCATAGGTCATCATTATGGGACTGTTTAATAGATTTTTGTGCTCATCGAGTGATTGAATTCCCCACATAGTAAAACTTCACTTTCAGAATCACTCTGGCATTCATATATTATGGAGCATCTCCTGATTTATGGTCTCGACTCCGCCAGAGGTCATCAAGATGGGACTGTTTAATAGATTTTTGTCTTCATTGAGTGATCAATACtagaaaatacacacacacacacacggggcTCCTCCTGGTTTATGGTCCCCATTCCATACACGCACATAAACTGATGCACTGACCCTCAACATGACCTTTCACCTTCCTATCCATGTATGAATCTACTTTTTGGTGGCTCCGGGACCCGCGCCCTCGCTCGCCGATGTGAGCGCACATGCTAGCCAGTCGCGCGGGGGGTGTCCGGAGCGGGCATTTGGCGGCCGAGCCTAACCGTTCTACCCGTTTCCCCTCAGCATGTCCAAGGAGCCCTCTTCCAACCTGGAAAGCGCCATGCAGATGCTCATCAAAACCTTCCACAAGTACTCGGGCAAGGAGGGCGACAAGTACACGCTGAGCCGGGGCGAGCTCAAGGAGCTGCTACTGGAAGAGCTGGGAAGCTACTTGGGGGTAAGGGCGAGTGCGCCGGAGGTATGCGCGGACATGTACAAACAAGCAACCCACAAACAAGGCCCGCATTCTCCGTTTCGCTCCTGCAGAACTCCAAAGACAACGAGGCGGTGGAGAAGATCATGAACGACCTGGACGCCAACAACGACGGCGAGGTGGACTTCACCGAGTTCATCATCCTGATGGGCGCCCTCACCGTGGCCTGCAACGACTTCTTCCTGGAGTTCAAGACGGACGAAAAGCCGAAGGGCTGCGAGTCGGCGGAGTAGAGGAAACGGGAGGGAGGGGGTTGTCGGAAGGAATGGTGAATGGGGGGGGGTAGTAAATCACAGGAGATGAGGAACATTTTTCTGGGGCCTTGCGCAATGTTTAAACAACACATGTACAGTACTGTGCAaaaggacttaaaaaaaaaaacaagtagcaGGATATGTACattactgtacagtatgtacAATTTGCCCAGAGTCTCCCCTTAGCTGCGTTTTGCCCTCAGTCTCCACTCAGATGAAATTATTCTCCACAAAAGTAAACACCAGCAATTTAAGAGACCGGGCTAGAAATAAAATATGCTAACTTTAGCTTATCATGTTGCCACAGTGTCAGGTTGGCTGCACTTTGCCCTCTCATCTCACACATGACACCTACATTTTCCTTCATTGTCATTGATTAAGCGAGGCTCACTTTGATGTGTTCAATGTGGCCTGGTTTTGGTTGTCTGATAACTTAGCCTGTTGCCACAGTCTCACAATTGGCTGCACTTTGCCCTCAGTCTCCTCCATTGCGTTTAGCTCACTGATGCATCAATGCGGTGTGCTTTTCACAATTTCCATCCATTCACCCCAAGACGGTTAGCACCCGCTAcaatgttagcttagcttacGGTGCTACACTCCACAGTTTCGGCTTGATTGCACTTTGCCCTTAGTCTCTTCGTATTCCTCCATTGTTGTTTACTCATTGTGACGGATGGGTGGTTGGATTTTTTACAGTGTCACTTGCCTTGAGGGAGGTCTCCTGACGTAATTGTAGCTAAATGCtacaataacaaacaaaatactTTTACACAGTACTGTATACACTGCGGCTATAGTTTGTGGGTTCCCACACAAACCCGAGGGTCACTGAATGCAGCACGTATCCTCGAAGCACAACACGCAGGCCTTTTGAATGTTTCTTGCACTGAACAAGACATGAAACTGATTGCACGGGACCAGAATGTGAACATAATATTGAATCATGGCTGATTATATTATTGAGTTAAGCAttggaatgtttttttccctccttcttgcgcctttttgtaatttttttttttttggtaatgacTCATGCATTCTTTCCAATaattaaatgtgatatttaacCAAATGGCAGTGACTCTTTCTTGTCCTACTGCAAGCAATGAAATTTTGTATCATTCATAGCGTGTACTGTATAGGTAggttggtgtgtgtgcgtgtgcatgtgcgtgtgtgtgtgtgtgtttattgggGATTCCCACTGAGCATTCCCACATCCCGCCAACAATATCCTGCAAGCCTTGTTGCGCCTAAGCTGACCCAGATGTCGGACTTTGAGCCACGTGGAAAACTTTTGACAAAACGAGGGGACGCGGAGGAACGGAAAAGAAGAGgagatggaagaaaaaaaaaggaaggctgactgtgtgtgtttgtgagagtGACTGAATTCAATTTATGGCGTACAGCAGACAAGAATGCAGCTTGGAAGGCAGCGCTATCATCACGCAGGAATGTCCAAGTTGTGACTGTACAAAAAGGACCGTCCTTCACAGGGTCCTCTGTGTGCACACGCAAATACATCACACTAGCGTagaatgaaaagaacacatgcACGAGACATTAGCATAAAAAGACAAGAACCCACACTTACACAAAAAAGATCCGAGCATTTACACTTGTCCTACATGagcacagaaagacaaaaacataCGCACAAACCCATCCTAGAATTGTTCTACAGTATGCGGACcacataaaaatgggatgacatCAAGGGTTATGCCAAAGATGCATAGAAATACAAGAACATATTGAAATGCTGAGTCTTTCCGGCCCTCAAGTGGGCGGAGTCAACTGCTCAAAAGCCACCCCGTGATTGGCCGGTTTGAATGTGTGACACTTGACACAGTTGGAGTGCAAAGTGTTCTGTTAAATCGGTTGTGGCCTCAAGGCAAATGATGCCTCTCACCGTATGTCATTTACCGGTTCGTCACTTCAAAAGGCGCTCAAATAAATATGATGTAACGTCTCCTCACATGCGGTTTTGCTGTGCTGTCAAAGATGATTTATTAGCAATTAGCGTCGTCATTACATGAGTGGTTCAAGACGTGTACGCAAACAATATGGATCGCCACCCTGTGGTCTCCTTATATCAACTAATGTCTGAGTGGCAGGTTGAATGTAGAATTATGCAGGTACAAGTTCACATAAAAGTTTGAGAAAATGTATTTGGGGTAAGGTGCTCGAGACAAATTGTAAACATGCACATCTTTTTCAAATTGTTCCAATGTATTaccatgacaaaaataaaattcctcATAGAATTCAACTATTTAAAAGCTAAATATTTGTATACACTACAGCTGTAAAAGATATAGCAACCATACCCcgttgaaaatgatgaaaagcaCTTTTCATTACAAAGTGTAATTTAAACCCTGCTACCCCTCAGGTGCATCTGTGTGAAAAGCATTCAATTTGTGGTGTGGCTTTCGCCATGGCGTTGACCCATCTGGGCCACCATAGCGTGGCGCCTTCAGGTAATCAATGCGTCACGCGCTAGTGGAGTTGGACCAGGTGAGTGCTCATTAAATGACGCATCCGGGTGTAGAGTGGAGCTGGCGGCTCTATTAACatatatgaaataaaaagcagATATATCGGATAACGGCTCGTGATTGACTCCTGCTCTCTGGGATGGAATCGGAGAAGCTTTTCCTTGGGTTCATGAAATGCATCCACGCAATGGAAAGGAGACCTTACGGGCTCCCAGGAGTCCGGATACGTATTATTCATTACGACGCTAACAATTCATAAAGAGGACAAGCGAATAAAAGTGATAGTCATCTTGACTCATCTTGAAAACGCCGCCGCACGGGAAGGCTCGCGGTTACTCGGGGCGAAGGGAAATCAATAGCCAAGTGGATATGATACTTGGCTTTATTTGGATAAAAAGTATCCGGATGCCTGGCCCACTTCCACTCATctaggaatattttttttttaagttgctcACTGGCGCCccctttaaaacaacaacaacaacaacaacaaaatagtaACATTAGTATCACAGAGTGACATAAAGTTATTGCGACAGGATGCACCAAAAAGTCTTAAGGACCCGTGCCTAAAACTGAACAGGAGGTCGGCCATCTTGGTTTGTCGCAGCCATGGTTCAAATTCCAGGACTCAAACTTTGACAAACTCCTGCCAAAAATGAGCCCCATTGGAAACAGGTATCTTAGGCCGATGGGTGACGCTAAATTGCTAATATCAGTTTCACcgattgactgattgattggaATTTGGTGGACATGTCGAGAACGGAAAAGTCTAAAGGACCAATTGAGCCATTTTGGAAAAGTATTGATTTTTGGCCAATACTAGCTTCTCCAAGTCAAACTCAGCCAAATGAGCAAAAATAAGAAGCAAGTATTCCAGACACATGGGCTGTCAGTGTCACCCGTCTGCAtagaatatgtttaaaatttagtagaaatttgacaaaaatctCAGATCTCAAATCtcagcttcaaaacaaaatggcggaccgccTGTGTTTCTTCAGGCATGGATTTATTTCATGGTGATAAGTAAAACTGGCTTCAGGGACtggattttattttcatcagaATTTCGaaacaccaaatttttgaagcgTGAGATTACAATGTAACCTCATTCAGTCAGCCGGGCATCTTTGTAAGCAGGCCGTTTCTTCAGGGGGAGGGCGACATGTTTTGACGCTTTGATCGTCCCCTCCGAGAGCAGACATCAACAAACGCCCACCGCCTGCGTTTTTGCTCTTCCTATTATTGATGCATTCGGGACCATTATAAGAGATTgaggagctttttaactgccttTCGCGTCATCTCAACAAATCACAAGAAATGCATTCAAGCTGGGGTGTGTCTGGCCCCGGCAACATCTGCGAGCCATCCGCCAGGGCTCGGCCAAAAACGACAATCCGGCTTCCTTTCGAGGATGGCGGGCAGCCAATTTGATGCAACTTGATTTACAtgcagcttttctttttttttttctcatggtaAAACTTGCAATGGTTCATTTGAAGTTCAACTATTTGAATTGCATTCCACCTTATAGCAAACGCCATAACAATGGCATGATTACAAATGGATGTCATCGagaactttttttctcctgtttaaCTGTTTTGGTGTTAAACATCAAAAAATCATAGGCAAATGGAtgtttagtttctttttttaatggcatgttaatttttttttttttaaatgatacacGTTTTCATTAAGTAGTGATCACAAAACCTTCCGGCTTTAGCTAgattgcaaacaaacaaaaaataaatcagaaaaagcctactagaacaaccGCAATTTgtttggggttaatcagaggccCTTTAATTGGTGGCACATTGCGTTGGTTTTGGCGTGTTTAACAAACTaaaggtgactttttttttct
This portion of the Festucalex cinctus isolate MCC-2025b chromosome 19, RoL_Fcin_1.0, whole genome shotgun sequence genome encodes:
- the s100s gene encoding S100 calcium binding protein S, which translates into the protein MPDTIMSKEPSSNLESAMQMLIKTFHKYSGKEGDKYTLSRGELKELLLEELGSYLGNSKDNEAVEKIMNDLDANNDGEVDFTEFIILMGALTVACNDFFLEFKTDEKPKGCESAE